A window of the Scleropages formosus chromosome 21, fSclFor1.1, whole genome shotgun sequence genome harbors these coding sequences:
- the LOC108918687 gene encoding cortactin-binding protein 2-like isoform X1 → MATEGAGGEPPAVHTAVRTLSTAQLGTVSAKCEFNMDNLSKPELLTLLSIMEGELEARDLVIETLKARRQEAFVQERYGLFSLTDPFLALQRDQEARGCERDQRAMGASPVAVLEVVTAHCRRMQERMSAQLAAAESRQKKLELEKQQLQSLETEHRKLSAQLKDERQKNKHVVMLLVHECKQLAARVVEEGQRCEDLSSRLEDETRTSARLQEDLAAERQKGQQMEAKMEKQLSELDTEREQLRARLGREEARSVSLRAETEGLRKQVEELQTCREAGAVAPSPSVVSVAVGMDAASCRSACCQTDPVPAEPKAAGLTVPVKPTASGYTGMSLPKTQSAPRGLVHSQSGGLPHTENGPCLGDHVQPAFGLHSPGAGAGLPAGMSTRVQAARHKFQASPSEQDQNGTAAPGPPSRDASPTNRDNFAAKQQARNTVTQVLSRFTSPPAAGAPRPGLPHSASEGGPFPGRLGHPQIGLKSAAAGRIDRGTPPPIPPKKPGLSQTPSPPHPPVKVVSDTSRSPGAAPGVPSKPAAPHLPPKPAVDLAGSGGSCPVPAVAASQVGACPPEPGGPHQAACAECPIAAPTAAAAAHSSSISPVCASSRRPCDPDSPLATASGWRPSVVPPLTRGGPVPLAHGRTLLLQAAAQGNITLLSTLLNQDPPDASPLDEDGKSALYSAAQNGHSDCVKLLLASGAPPDVPDKNGFTPLHIAAAHGHARCVEELAPHADVNRAAAGGQTALFLASESGSPECVRALLEAGADRTLVTADSWTALHAAVSSGHLGVLELLMQHPSADLPGTLLNHANRDGWTAAHIAASKGFKDCLQVLCAHSEQDIEKRDKCERIIHDVATDDCKDLLENLGSYRAVVRIHTGRIEPLCTVDLLEDGLTVGAITVHRLTTWAELSHSLTQTLDVHFHLLSDGWDARVGDSSTATPLGLSVSSISSVFVGETLWFPGQELSQSPWDLIRKPHSQQVTVRLKGLQEACLDELAYVSLIPLPLLQNYVRLVEQYRNVIFHGLEGSCQDYIANLVSVCIKHRTEATGISCDVVKVEVDENTTKEQLVETFINCGFLVPGGEPGPGSSVVVLLEGLGRTCSLSELLGDLCEGLENRGSPCSLSLLHDGPFHFEEGSFLVGTLSKCRLHGPELLLQQHFRWVQLRWDAEPLSGLLGRHLHRKLVHKMRGRVPVASDTLFESITWVCAVWQQFNSCLARLGTPEALIGPQVFLSCPVVPDQASAIIKWLSRLWNAVVVPRVEDAIISRVTSRSPGHRQNARSPKLSPGQQAVVRAALSILVNKAILQSCPLPGPEIDKHLPEFLGGGGFPLLGRGSLKGSRAKHGRDGAAWRKASTSPRKKGAVLSAWSSGGSLREGSLSCADVHFCPLNCASPNCAGGDSPLRALGYGDEGDLMRELQTMCSSRSEPDISKIASAKEDLVGFPGRPGRHVPLKADGEETVQPRTETQRGSSGRATRPTGGDRRAVRPKSQLPVPSSMSQQRPPGAPRASSSSSSSNSSRSTTRTRTSSRTRQVPPSNSSNLQSREDVWILHRDSRENNNNSSSSHN, encoded by the exons ctggagctggagaagcagcagctgcagagtcTGGAGACCGAGCACAGGAAGCTGTCGGCACAGCTGAAGGATGAGCGTCAGAAGAACAAGCACGTGGTCATGCTGCTGGTGCACGAGTGTAAGCAGCTGGCGGCCCGCGTAGTCGAGGAGGGCCAGCGCTGCGAAGACCTCTCCAGCCGGCTAGAGGACGAGACCAGGACCTCGGCCCGCTTGCAGGAGGACCTGGCAGCTGAGCGCCAGAAAGGCCAGCAGATGGAAGCGAAGATGGAGAAGCAGCTCTCGGAGCTGGACACGGAGCGAGAGCAGCTGCGGGCCCGGCTGGGCCGAGAGGAGGCGCGCTCCGTCAGCCTGAGGGCTGAGACCGAGGGCCTGCGGAAGCAAGTGGAAGAGCTGCAAACCTGCAGAGAGGCAGGCGCCGTCGCTCCATCCCCAAGCGTGGTGTCTGTCGCGGTGGGGATGGACGCGGCGAGCTGCCGGTCCGCGTGCTGCCAGACGGACCCGGTCCCGGCGGAGCCGAAGGCGGCCGGCCTTACCGTACCGGTCAAACCCACGGCTTCGGGCTACACCGGCATGAGTCTGCCCAAGACTCAGAGCGCCCCGCGGGGGCTTGTGCACAGCCAGTCCGGAGGTCTTCCGCACACTGAGAACGGGCCGTGCTTAGGTGACCACGTCCAGCCCGCTTTCGGGTTGCACTCTCCTGGTGCCGGTGCTGGGCTGCCTGCTGGCATGAGCACCCGTGTCCAGGCAGCCCGCCACAAGTTCCAGGCGTCCCCTTCGGAGCAGGACCAAAACGGAACGGCGGCCCCGGGCCCCCCGTCCAGGGACGCGTCCCCGACTAACCGGGACAACTTTGCCGCCAAGCAGCAGGCTCGGAACACGGTCACGCAGGTTCTGTCCCGCTTCACGAGCCCGCCGGCCGCCGGCGCTCCGAGGCCCGGCCTGCCCCATTCCGCCTCGGAGGGGGGGCCCTTCCCGGGGCGGCTCGGCCACCCCCAGATCGGCCTCAAGTCTGCCGCGGCGGGCAGAATCGACCGGGGGACCCCGCCGCCCATCCCCCCTAAAAAGCCAGGCCTCTCGCAGACCCCTTCCCCCCCTCACCCTCCTGTCAAAGTGGTGAGCGACACCAGCAGGTCCCCTGGTGCTGCACCAGGGGTGCCGTCCAAGCCCGCCGCACCTCACCTCCCCCCCAAGCCTGCCGTCGACCTGGCGGGCTCCGGGGGCAGCTGCCCCGTCCCAGCCGTAGCCGCATCTCAGGTGGGTGCCTGCCCCCCCGAGCCTGGGGGGCCGCACCAGGCCGCATGCGCAGAGTGTCCCATCGCCGCTCCCACCGCAGCCGCTGCCGCCCATAGCTCTTCCATAAGTCCTGTTTGTGCCTCGTCCCGTAGACCCTGTGACCCAGACAGCCCCCTGGCAACAGCCTCAG GCTGGCGTCCCTCCGTAGTCCCCCCACTAACCCGAGGTGGCCCCGTCCCCCTGGCTCACGGGCGCACCCTCCTCCTACAAGCTGCTGCCCAGGGAAACATCACTTTACTGTCAACGCTGCTGAACCAAGACCCACCAGACGCCAGCCCCCTAGACGAGGATGGCAAATCCGCCTTGTACTCTGCTGCTCAGAACGGACACTCAG ACTGCGTCAAGCTGCTGCTTGCCTCTGGGGCACCTCCGGATGTCCCGGACAAAAATGGATTTACCCCTTTGCACATTGCCGCTGCTCACGGCCACGCCAG GTGCGTGGAGGAGCTCGCCCCCCATGCTGATGTGAACCGGGCAGCTGCCGGGGGCCAGACGGCCCTGTTCCTGGCCAGCGAGAGCGGGAGTCCCGAGTGCGTGAGGGCGCTGCTCGAGGCCGGAGCGGACCGCACGCTCGTCACCGCA GACAGCTGGACTGCCCTGCATGCTGCCGTCAGCTCGGGGCACCTTGGTGTCCTGGAGCTCCTCATGCAGCACCCATCCGCCGACCTGCCTGGTACCCTGCTGAACCACGCCAACCGGGATGGCTGGACAGCCGCCCATATCGCTGCATCCAAGGGCTTCAAG GACTGCCTTCAGGTGCTGTGCGCCCACAGTGAACAGGACATCGAGAAGAGAGACAAGTGCGAGCGAATCATCCACGACGTGGCCACCGACGACTGCAAGGATCTGCTGGAGAACCTCG GCTCGTACAGGGCCGTTGTCCGCATCCACACGGGTCGCATCGAACCTCTGTGCACGGTGGACCTCCTGGAAGACGGGCTGACGGTCGGAGCCATCACCGTCCACCGACTCACCACTTGGGCCGAACTGTCCCATAGCCTCACCCAGACCCTGGACGTCCACTTCCATCTGCTGAGTGACGGCTGGGACGCAAGGGTGGGGGACTCCAGCACGGCGACCCCGCTGGGCCTCAGCGTCAGCAGTATCTCCTCGGTGTTCGTCG GTGAAACGCTTTGGTTCCCAGGTCAGGAGCTGTCGCAGTCGCCCTGGGATCTGATCCGGAAGCCTCACAGTCAACAGGTCACCGTCAGACTGAAAG GCTTGCAAGAGGCGTGCTTGGATGAGCTGGCGTATGTTTCTCTCATACCTCTCCCGCTTCTCCAGAACTATGTCCGACTG GTGGAACAGTACCGtaatgtcattttccatggGCTCGAGGGCAGCTGCCAGGACTACATAGCCAACCTGGTGTCTGTGTGCATAAAG CACAGGACAGAAGCAACCGGTATCAGCTGTGATGTAGTCAAAGTGGAAGTGGATGAAAACACGACGAAAGAACAGCTCGTGGAGACGTTCATAAACTGTG GGTTTCTGGTCCCGGGAGGGGAGCCTGGCCCAGGGTCTtctgtggtggtgctgctggaggGCCTCGGGCGAACATGCTCCCTGTCGGAGCTCCTAGGTGACCTGTGCGAGGGATTGGAGAACCGCGGCTCACCCTGCTCGCTCTCCCTTCTGCACG ACGGCCCGTTCCACTTCGAGGAGGGGAGCTTTCTGGTCGGCACGCTCTCCAAGTGCCGTCTGCACGGGCccgagctgctgctgcagcaacaCTTCCGCTGGGTGCAGCTACGCTGGGACGCCGAGCCGCTGAGCGGCCTGCTGGGCCGACACCTGCACAGGAAACTGGTCCACAAG ATGAGAGGCCGGGTACCGGTGGCATCCGATACTCTCTTTGAGAGCATCACCTGGGTCTGTGCCGTGTGGCAACAGTTCAACTCCTGTCTGGCGCGCCTGGGAACCCCAGAGGCCCTCATTGGACCACAAGTGTTCCTCTCTTGTCCCGTGGTGCCAGATCAGGCCTCGGCCATCATCAA GTGGCTCTCCAGGCTGTGGAATGCAGTAGTAGTTCCCCGTGTGGAGGATGCCATCATTTCCAGGGTGACAAGCAGGTCCCCGGGCCATCGGCAGAATGCCAGGAGCCCAAAGCTGAGCCCGGGACAGCAGGCCGTGGTGAGGGCAGCCCTCAGTATCCTGGTGAACAAAGCCATTCTCCAAAGCTGCCCCCTTCCCGGGCCAG AAATAGACAAGCACTTGCCCGAGTTCCTCGGCGGCGGCGGCTTTCCCCTGCTGGGCCGCGGCTCTCTCAAGGGCAGCAGGGCCAAGCACGGGCGGGACGGCGCGGCCTGGAGAAAAGCCAGCACCAGCCCTCGCAAGAAGGGCGCGGTCCTCTCCGCTTGGAGCTCCGGAGGTTCCCTGCGAGAAG GTTCCTTGTCCTGCGCTGATGTCCACTTCTGCCCGCTCAACTGTGCCTCTCCAAA TTGCGCGGGTGGCGACTCGCCGCTCCGCGCTCTGGGCTACGGTGACGAGGGAGACCTGATGCGGGAGCTGCAGACCATGTGCTCCAGCAGGTCCGAGCCGGACATCAGCAAG ATTGCGAGCGCCAAGGAAGACCTTGTTGGATTCCCTGGCCGTCCCGGAAGACACGTGCCTTTGAAAGCGGACGGTGAAGAAACCGTCCAGCCGCGGACCGAAACG CAGCGGGGTTCGAGCGGCCGAGCGACCAGACCCACGGGCGGCGACAGACGAGCGGTGCGGCCCAAATCCCAGCTTCCCGTCCCCAGCAGCATGAGCCAGCAGCGGCCCCCCGGCGCCCCacgggccagcagcagcagcagcagcagcaatagcaGCAGATCTACAACCAGAACTAGAACCAGCAGCAGAACAAGGCAGGTTCCacccagcaacagcagcaatctCCAGTCACGTGAGGATGTCTGGATCCTGCACAGAGACTCTcgtgaaaacaacaacaacagcagcagcagccacaaCTAG